The window TTTGAAAATATTAAAATCAAAAATAACATACTTTACATTCACCTAAAGTATAAAGAATCAAAGAAAGCTCACTGGAAAATAGAAACCATAACAATGAATATAAAAAATGCCAATCGTTACTAAAATAAAAAACAAAACGCATTGGGCACTAACCATTATGTTGGGTTTAGGTTTGCTGATGCTGTTTTTTATCATTCTGATAATCATCCCTCTTACCAGTTTTCAGGAACAAGGTTTTTATGCTGTAATACACTTTATCTTATCTGTTGCTCCATTTGCAGCTTTCTTTATTTTATTTCTCTATTTCTGGTTATGGAATACCTTTGGTAAAACCGTTCTTATGATCGAACCTGAACAAATAACAGTCCGGTATAAAAACAAGTTGTTTACTAAACCCAAAATTTATCTGAAAAGTGAAATTGAGCAGATTCTGGTAAAAGATTTTAAGATCGAAAGACATCAATTGGGGGTCCGCTACCATTTTTCAATAAGTGGATCTACCTATTCTGTTGTTCTTGTTCAAAAAGGTAATGAATCAAGAATTGTAAACTGGATCACTGAAAATAAAGCCTGTGAAATAGCTGATGAAATAAAAAAAATGGGGTATAATGTATAATCCAATTCGAAGAAATAAAAATATTGGCACAAAGTATCATTCTTTCTTCAACCTTTTTCAATTTCATGTAATATTATCACACTTAAAAGTGTCTTATTTAAAAAAAGTACATGAAATCTATTATCACCTGTATCCTGTTATTGCTGGCAGCGCATCCCCTTTTTTCACAGAAATCTAAAAAACTGGAACAGTTATTCGCAACGTATGAAAAAGCGGGATTGTTCAGTGGTTCTGTTCTGATTGCTGAAAAAGGAAACATTATTTTTGAAAAAAGCTATGGTTACAGGAATGCTCAGAAAAAAGAGAAAAATACCAATAAAAGCCTTTACCGGGTTTTCTCTACCACAAAAATGTTCACGGCAACTGTTATTTTTCAGCTGGAAGAACAGGGAAAACTATCCCTGAATGACAAACTGTCAAAATATTATCCCGACTTTCCGAAAGGTGACAGCATTACCATTGCCCATCTGCTGTCCCACACGTCAGGAATTCCCAATGATACCAACTCTGAGTACACGGTAGATGAAGAAACATTTATTAAATATATTGCAGCAAAACCTTTGAATTTTTCACCGGGTAAAGATTGGGATTACTCCAATTCCGGATATTATATTCTTGGCTATATCATTAAGAAAGTAACCGGCCAGAATTATGACAAAGTCATTGAAAGCAATATTCTGAAGCCACTGAAAATGAACCACAGCGGATTCAATTTTAATAAAGTGACCGACGAAAATAAGGCATTGGGATATGAATTTTTATCGGATAAAAGATCAAACGAAGCATTACGTTTTAAGACCGATCATCCTTTTGGAGCCGGAGCCATGTATTCTACGGTGGAAGATCTTTTTAAATTTAATGAAGCGCTAAAAAACTACACGCTTCTGAAAAAAGAAACAACAGAAAAAGCTTTTAAACCTTACCTTAAAGATCATTATGGTTTAGGTTTCCAGATTTCAACTGATTTAGATAAAAAACGAGTGGGTCATGATGGCGGAGGACCTGGTTACAGAAGCAGATACTACAGAGTTCTGGATGATGATATTTGTGTGATTTTAATTTCAAATTCAGAACTTTCACACTCCGATTTTATTATTCCTCAAGTAGAAAAAATACTGTACAATAAACCTTATAGTATTCCAGCTATTGCAAAAGTAAGTACGGAAGACCTAAACAAGCTGGAAGGTGTCTATTCTTCAGAAAAATCAAATTTTTATATAAAAAGTATTGATGGGCAGCTTATTTTCAAAGAAGGCAGTTATCCCAGAAACGCTTTATTACCATTAAGCAAAACGTCATTTCAGCTGGATGAGAAATTCACCTGTACCTTCCAGCCGGATCAAAACGGAAAAATAAATACTGTTATCATTCATTTCTGGGACGGAACTGTAAAAACAGCCAAAAGAAATACCGATAATCCTACCTGGGGAATTATTGGAAATGCCACTCCGAGCGGCTGGGATGGAAAAGATATTCCTCTGCAGACAGATCCTAAAAATCCCAATATTTATTTTTTGAAAAATTATACCCTGAAAAAAGGAAATATGAAATTCAGGTTTAATAATGACTGGGGATACAACCTTGGACTGAATAATGATGGTAAAAGTATGGCCTTTGATGCCTATGATTTTCCCATTCATGCAGATGGAGTTTATGATATTATTCTCGACATGACTAACATTGTACAACCGCAATACAGTATTAAAAAATCAAATCCATAAAACAGATATTCACAAAGTAAAAAATACATATTTTAAAACCGTTTTGTTTTCAGAACGGTTTTTATTTTTAATAACCGTTGATATTTTTTATTATTTTTAACTCACACAAAATCAAAACACAAAATATAATCTATGCCTCATTTTATTATAGATTGTTCTCAGGATATTCTTCAGGAAAGAACACCCGATGAATTAATGGAAGCCGTTTATGACGTGGCTAATGCAACAGGCTTGTTTGCTCCCAATGACATCAAAGTAAGACTGCAACCCTATCAGTATTACAGATTAGGAGAAGACAAAAAAAACTTTCTGCATGTATTTGGGTACATTATGCAGGGGCGCAGTACGGAACAAAAAGCTCATCTTTCCAAACAGATCAGTACAAGGCTTTCAGAATTACTGCCGGAGATCTCTTTTCTTTCTGTGAACATCTGTGATTTTGAAGCGGCAACTTACAGCAACAAAGCACTCATTAATCCACAGAATATAGATAAAGACAGGCATTTCGGATTATAGCACCTTCTTTCAAACCACTAAATATTA of the Chryseobacterium aureum genome contains:
- a CDS encoding serine hydrolase; amino-acid sequence: MKSIITCILLLLAAHPLFSQKSKKLEQLFATYEKAGLFSGSVLIAEKGNIIFEKSYGYRNAQKKEKNTNKSLYRVFSTTKMFTATVIFQLEEQGKLSLNDKLSKYYPDFPKGDSITIAHLLSHTSGIPNDTNSEYTVDEETFIKYIAAKPLNFSPGKDWDYSNSGYYILGYIIKKVTGQNYDKVIESNILKPLKMNHSGFNFNKVTDENKALGYEFLSDKRSNEALRFKTDHPFGAGAMYSTVEDLFKFNEALKNYTLLKKETTEKAFKPYLKDHYGLGFQISTDLDKKRVGHDGGGPGYRSRYYRVLDDDICVILISNSELSHSDFIIPQVEKILYNKPYSIPAIAKVSTEDLNKLEGVYSSEKSNFYIKSIDGQLIFKEGSYPRNALLPLSKTSFQLDEKFTCTFQPDQNGKINTVIIHFWDGTVKTAKRNTDNPTWGIIGNATPSGWDGKDIPLQTDPKNPNIYFLKNYTLKKGNMKFRFNNDWGYNLGLNNDGKSMAFDAYDFPIHADGVYDIILDMTNIVQPQYSIKKSNP
- a CDS encoding 5-carboxymethyl-2-hydroxymuconate Delta-isomerase — encoded protein: MPHFIIDCSQDILQERTPDELMEAVYDVANATGLFAPNDIKVRLQPYQYYRLGEDKKNFLHVFGYIMQGRSTEQKAHLSKQISTRLSELLPEISFLSVNICDFEAATYSNKALINPQNIDKDRHFGL